AGGGCACCCGGCCGCGGGTCGCGAGGAGGAAGATCGCCGTCGCGACACCGGACATCATGATGGCCAGGTTCGGATCCAGCCCCATCAGGACCGGCGCGACGAAACTGGCCCCGAACATCGCCACGACGTGCTGGGCACCCAGCCCGGCCGTCCGTGGCCACGACAGCCGCTCGTCCGGCCGCACCACCGCGCCGGGGGCGGGGGTCCGCCCGTCACCGTGCAGGGTCCAGCGCACGCCGAGGCCCATGTTCCACTCCGTTCTCCGGCCGGTCGCACCCGACCGATCACACGTCGAGGCCGCAGGGCGAGGAGTGCCGCTGCGGCCAGTCGACATGCTACGGCTGGATACCGGCAGGTTCGTCCCGATTGGGCTGGGAGGCCTTCTCGGCGGGGGTCGCCCCAGGGTGCCCCACCGGCGGCCCCTGGCGCAGTACCGCGGCCCCCGCGATCAACGCGAAGGCCAGCAGGGTGACCAGCCCGAAGGACCACACCAGCGAGGTCGCGTCGGCCACCGCGCCGATCGCCGACGGCGCGATCAGCCCGGAGGTGTACGTGATCGTCGCGACACCGGCGATGGCCTGCGCCGGGGCCGGCCCGCTGCGCGCCGCCGCCGCGAAGGCCAGCGGGACCACCACCGCGATGCCCAGCCCGATCAGCCCGAAGCCGGCCAGGGCCGCCGCGGGGTGGTGGACCGCGACCACGAGCAGCCCGCCCGCGGTGGCCACCACGCCACCCGTCCGCACCGTGCGCACCGGACCGAACCGGTCGACCACCCGGTCCCCGGCGAGCCGGGCGACGGCCATGGTCAGCGCGAACGCCGTGGTGGAGGCGGCCGCGAGCCCCGCGTCCGTGTGCAGGACGTCCCGCAGGTACACCGCCGACCAGTCCAGACTCGCCCCCTCCGCGAACACCGCGCAGAAGCCGATGGCGCCGATGAACAGCGCGGACTTCGGCGGCAGCGCGAAATGCGGCGGCGCCTCCTCGTTCGGCTGGTCCTTCAGGTCCAGCACCCCTCGTACGGCGATCAGCCCGGCCACGGTGAGGGCGAGCGCGGCGATCAGGTGGTGCAGCCGGGCGTCGGCGCCGGTGTGCGCGGCGACCGTACCGGCGGCCGAGCCGAGCAGGGCGCCCACGCTCCA
This genomic window from Streptomyces sp. NBC_01351 contains:
- a CDS encoding MFS transporter; the encoded protein is MTGEPDLSPARLRHARFAIAAVFCAHGAVTGSFATRIPWIQEHAQLSAGTLGLALAFPALGAALAMPLAGRINHRFGARSALRGLLALWTLSLVLPSLAPNLVTLCFALFVYGATAGMSDVAMNALGVETENRLKRSIMSSLHGMWSVGALLGSAAGTVAAHTGADARLHHLIAALALTVAGLIAVRGVLDLKDQPNEEAPPHFALPPKSALFIGAIGFCAVFAEGASLDWSAVYLRDVLHTDAGLAAASTTAFALTMAVARLAGDRVVDRFGPVRTVRTGGVVATAGGLLVVAVHHPAAALAGFGLIGLGIAVVVPLAFAAAARSGPAPAQAIAGVATITYTSGLIAPSAIGAVADATSLVWSFGLVTLLAFALIAGAAVLRQGPPVGHPGATPAEKASQPNRDEPAGIQP